A window of Flammeovirga kamogawensis genomic DNA:
GTCCTCCTGGCACAGGAAAAACATCTAGAATGCTAAAAAATCTAGCACATATTCTTTATAAAACAGACCCCACTAGAAATATACTTTTTATTGCTTACACCAATAGAGCTGTTGATGAAATATGTGAAGCATTAGACGAAGCAATTGAACACCCTACTGATGATGGAAGAAAATTTCTACGTATTGGTTCTGAACATTCTTGCTCTCCACAGTGGCGTAATAATTTAATGAATAAAATGGCAGAAGAAGCCAATAATAGAAATTCATTAAAAAAAGGAATTGAACAACATAGAATTGTAGTGACTACTTTAGCAAGTATTTCTGGTAGATCGTCTTTATTTAGATTGAAAGATTTTGACATGGCTGTTATAGATGAAGCTTCTCAAATTTTAGAACCTCAATTAATGGATTTACTTACAAGAGTGAATCGCTTTATTCTAATTGGTGATCAAAAACAATTACCTGCCATCACTCAGCAAGATGAAGCCTTGTCTCAAATTTCTTTTAACGGTTTAGAAGAAATAAATCTAACCGATAGAAGAACTGCTTACTTTGAAAGAATATATAGCCTTTGCCAAAAAAATGATTGGAATTGGGCTTTTGATATGCTAAAAAATCAAGGGCGAATGCACCAGCAGTTAGGCAATTTTGCCAATGAGCATTTTTACCAAGGAAACTTAACAACCGTTCCTTTACCATGGCAGAGTGATGATCTTAAATGGGATATCAGTTCCCATTATAATTCGCTAGAAAAATTACTTTCAGAAAAGAGGTTACTATTCTTCCCTACGCAAACAATGAGTACAGAAACTTCTGACAAGATAAACATGGAAGAAGCTCGTAAAATTGCAGCAGTGGCCATTGCAACAAAAAATAGATATATAGAGCAAAAAGGAGAGTTTGATATTGATAAAACTTTAGGAATAATTGCCCCATATAGAAATCAAATAGCCGCCATCCGACAGGCATTAGAAGAAGCGGGAATGGAAGAAGCTAATCAATTAAGTATAGACACTGTAGAGAGGTATCAAGGAAGTCAAAGAGAGGTTATTTTAATCTCTTTCTGCGCAAATACGCCTTTCCAGATGTTAGGAATGCTATCTTTAACAGAAGATGGAAGTGTTGATAGGAAACTAAATGTTGCTATTACAAGAGCAAAACAACAAATGATATTTTTTGGCTCACCAACGATACTTTCAAGATCTGCTATTCATGATAAATTAATGGATTGGATTAAAGAACAAAATGGTTGGATAGAAAATGATACTTCCCTATTTTCATGATAGAATTAGATAAAAGTATTAAAAAGAGGAACATTAAATGTACTCAATGTTGATATGAAAGATTTTGATGAGCATTGCGAATGTGCAAGAGATAACTTCTGTAACTTTGTACAAAACAATAAGAAATATACCACAGATGAAGCTAATTATTTAATAGAACACAGCCTTGGAAGAGGTGTTTCTAAAATATTTCGAGTTGGTTATGTATTAATTGTTTGGAGCTTTGTAGCTGTTTGGATAGATAATTTATTAATTCCTGGAGCAATTGGTTATTCTATTTTCCATGGAAAAATTAGTTGGGCAACGGCTACACCTATTTTCTTTTTAGTTGGTAATGCTACCTTAAAAGCTCTGTTTATTAAATGGAGAATGGGTAAAAAAATTAGCGTTTTTGGTGCCTACTTAAGTGCCGTTCCTTATATTGGATTTGCTTTTTTACTCAAAACACAATTTAAAACAGATAAACTACTTTATGTAGCTGCTAAAGATTACTTTTTATATCAAAAAACGGTTGTAAAAAACGCAGTAAGAGGTTTTTTAGGAATGAAAGAAGTAGCTTAATTATCCTTGTAAAAAAGACAATCCATCTACTACATCTGTACTTAATTCTCCAAGTGTAGTTTCTGATAACATATCATTTAACCCTGCTCTAACCGACTTAAATTTATTGTGCATTGGACATGGGCGCTCCTCAGAACATTCGTGAAAACCAAGACCGCACCCTGTCATTAGTGTATCTCCATCTATTGCTTTCACAATAGTATATAATGTGGTCTCTTTCTGCTCATCAGAAATAGAGAACCCTCCTTTTGGCCCCTTATTAGATTGTATTAAACCTAACTTTGTGAGTTGTTGTAATATTTTAGCTACAAAAGGCTCTGGAGTATCTGTATCTTTTGAAATTTCTTTAACACCAATTCTGCACCCTTCCTGACTCTTTTTTGTAATTAAAATCATGGCACGGATACCATATGTACACGCTTTTGAAAACATCTTTTCTATAAATTATCCTACTAATACACAATTCAGAATACAAATATACGGAGTAAAATTTTAGAATGATTATAAATAAATAATAAAAGACCTTTTTATCTTTTATTATTTTTACTATGTTTGTGCAAGACAAAAAAAATTAACACAAATACTAATATCATGAATTTTGAAACACAAAACACAGTAGGAAGCGTAGTAGCAAAAGACCTTAGATTTGCAGATGTTTTTAAGAAAAATGGCATCGATTTTTGTTGTGGCGGAGGAGCTACTATAGAAGCAGCTTGCGAAGGTAAAAATATTGATCCTAAAGAAATTTTACGTCAAATTGAAGAGATGGAGGCTACTAACTCTAAAGTAGTAGGTATTGATTTTAATACTTTCCCACTAGACTTACTGGTTGATTACATAGAAAAAACACACCATAGATATATTCGTGAAAATGTACCTCTAATTATACAGTATGTAGATAAAGTTGCTTCAGTTCATGGTGATCGTCACCCAGAATTAGTAGAAGTTAGAGATTTGTTTCACGGTTGTGCTACAGAAATTACTAACCATTTAGCTAAAGAAGAAAACATCTTGTTCCCTTATATTAAGCAATTGGTAGAAGCAGATCTTAGTGGTTCACAAATTTCAATGGCTCCATTTGGATCAGTTAAAAATCCAATTGCCATGATGATAGAAGAACATGAAGGTGAAGGTGCTAGGTTTGAAAAAATATCAACCTTAACCAATAATTACACTGCACCAGAAGATGCTTGTATGACGTATAGAGTAACATTTGATAAATTGAAAGATTTTGAAGAAGATTTACATAACCATGTTCATTTAGAAAATAACATCTTATTTTTAAGAGCTGCTGAATTAGAAAATAGATTAGTTAAATAATTGCTACTTGATTAAACCTTAATGTAATCAAGTAAGTAAACAACATATACAGTGCTGCATCTAAAATTCCACTCCAGTAATACATGAGTAAATTAGGTAAAAGTATATACAAGAAAGTACAAAAATGGCATAAATACATTGGTATTTCTATATCAATTGTACTTGTATGGATGAGTATTTCGGGAATACTCCTTAACCACCCTAATTTAATAGCAGGAGTTGGTGTTAATCAAAATTTTATTCCAGACGATTACCTTCCTCAAAATTGGAACAGAGGAGGAATTTTAGATGCAGTTCATATTGGCTCTGACACTATTTTTTTGGCAGGGAAACAAGGTATTTGGAAAAGCATCAATAAAGGAAAGTCATTTTCTTCTGCTATGAATAACGGTTTTCCTGAAGAAATTTTCTATCAAAAAACAAACGACTTACTTTACTTAAAACATGAAAACTCTTTATTTGCTGCCACTTTTGGTGGAGTTTATAAGCTAAATTTATTAAACAATAAATGGTGCTATATTCCTACAAAATCATCTAATAAAGAACAATTTGTAAAACTCCTAAAAGTAAAAAATAACCTATTTGCTGTAAGTCAATCCGGAATATATTTATATAATAATTCAACATTACTACCTCAAAACCTTTTAAAAGACAAGCGAACTACAATGAATTTAATTCAATTTACGTTTGCCTTACACAGTGGTTGGTTATGGGGTACTACTGGTAGAGTTATTTACGATTTTGTAGCACTTATATTGATTTTCCTTTCTATTACTTCACTGTACATTACATTTAGAAAGAAGGTAAAAATTGAAGATAAGACAAAGAGAAAAAAGAGAAATAACCGACTAGGTTTTATGATTAAATACCATACTCAAATTGGAGTTTGGACTTCTTTAATTCTCCTTATTATTGGAGGTACAGGTTTATTTATGCGTCCTCCCCTTTTGGTAGCTCTTGTTGGTGGTAAAGTTCCATTAAAGTACATACCCTCTTCTATTAATTATAACCCTTGGTATCATACTATAAGGAATGCTTTATATGATAAAAAAACAGATAGGATAGTTTTTGATACAACCGAAGGTATATACGAAGGAAATAGTAATTTAGAATCCTCTTTTACTAAAACTGATTGGGATGTAAATATTTTTGTGATGGGGGCAACAGTATTTGAGCCTCTAGCGAATGGCCATTTTTTAATAGGTTCTTTCTATGGTCTTTTTGATTACCAACGAGGAGATAATTTTAGTATTGATGTAATTACCAATCTTAAAACACCTAAATATTCATCTTTACAAAGACCCAGTGATTATATGGTAATGTCTCATTTTTCACATCCAGATAGCACCAATTACATTACCACTTTTCAACAAGGCTTACTGGCTTTAAATCAACCTAAGCATAACAGCTATTATGCTGTCCCTCATCAATTAATTGAAAATTATAGAATGCCTTTATGGAATTATATGTTTGAATTACATAATGGCCGATTATTTCACTTTTTTATGAACAAGTGGGGTATTTTATTCATTCCTTTAATCAGTCTATTATTTATAATACTAACAATTAGTGGAGTATATGAATATGGCTACAGGAAAAAATCTAAAATCAAGAAGTTTTTCAAAAAGCATTAAGCAAAAAAAACAATAACTTAAAAAGTTATTGTTTTCTAATCTTATCTATTTACTACTACCTAAAATATTTTTAAACTGCTACAGCTCTAGGTTTAATTAATACCTCTTTCGCTGTTTTTGTTCTTTTCCATCTTTTATGCGACCATAACCAACATTCTGGTTGTGCCATAATATCTCTTTCCAAAAGCCTAACATGCTTTTCTGTAATATCTCCAAAATTAGTTGCCTTTGGTTTATCTTCAATAAGTTCGATATCAATTGTAAATTGACCTCTACTCGTTTTACCTAATTTTAAATACAATACCACCATATCTAATCTCTTAGAAATTATTTCTGGACCATAAAATACAGCAGTTTCTTGGTGTAAAAACTCCGTCCATACCACTTTTTTAGTGAACGTTGGTGATTGATCTGCTGCAAAAATTAATGCTTTTTTCTCGTCCTTAAATCCAGTACCTAAATAACTATTTACCTCTTGTTTAGGTAATAATTCCATTCCGCAGATACCTCTAGATTTCTTAATTTGATTATTTACATGTTCATTCTTCAATGGAGAATATATGCAGACAACTTGTTGGTCTATAAAAGAATTAATTGCTGCAGCTACGTATTCCCAATTACTATAATGACCAGCAACTAATGCTAAGTTTCTGTCTTTATATTTTTCTAAAATACTGATATCTCCAATAGTACATCTCTCAAATAATTCCTTTTTAGAAATAGTTAAGAGCTTAATATTTTCTACAAGAAAATCTGTGAAATGTCGGTAAAAGCCTCTTTCAATTTTTAGAAGTTCTTCTTCAGATTTATCTGCGAAAGAGTTTTTTAAATTAGCCCTTACTACCTTTACTCTATACCCAATTACACGATATACTATAAAATTCAATATATCTGATATAAAGTACAGTACTGAGAATGGTAAATAGGAAATCGGTTTTACAAATATTGTAAATAAGAAGCGAGTCATGATGATTGAAATAGTTAATTATACAATTTTTTTATAATGCAAATATTATTTTTTTTGACTTAATTTAAAAGTACCTTTTGCAACAATAAAGTATTTATTTAAAACTTCATTTAATTCTGCTATTTGGTACTCGCCAATAATTTGATTGTTCACTACATCCCCTGTTACATAAGACATAAATGGATCGTTTTCGGATAAATTAATAAAAATTTGATTCTTCGCTTTAAAAGCATATCCAACCATATTTGTATCCTTAAATGTTTTTTCTACTTTATAGTCATTCAATTCTCCTGATACTTGAATAGAATAGCCAACTATTAGATTACCTTTCAGGTCAATATATACTTTAGTATTTTTATCTGTATGTCCTTCATATTTTACTACACCTTCTGGTTCTGGGTGAGTAACATCTAGCGTACAGCTAGTTAGAAACATAAATAGGACTGATATAGAGAGTAATATATTTTTCATTCTGTGTTTATTTAATACAAAAACAAGACAGAGAAACAGCAGTAATGAACAATTATATAAACATTCCTTAACGTTTAAACATAAAAAAACACCCTATTGAAAACAATAGAGTGTTCTTTTAATTTATTTCTCTAAATTTTAGTATCTAATCATACCTTGGTATGTTTTACTTTGGCTATTTGGCTTAAGTATACCACGCATTTTTAACTGACTAGAACTAAATACACCATCTATTCTACAGTTTGCATAGTTACCAACACCATCAAGATCATAAGTAACCTTAGCTGTTAAGGTTGGTCCCATTATATTAAAAGATACATACGTTCTTTTAGATTTTTCATCAAACCTAACTTTCCAATCTGATATTTTACCATCAACGGTAATACCACCAACACCATTATATCCTACAAGACTTGCAGAACCAATTTGAACAACTCCAACATCGCCAGATACTTTAATAAAGTTGATATTAGATTGTACGTTTACAGTTCTACCTCTTCGGTCGTAAAGTTGATTTGCTTCAAGCACAAATTGTTGGCTATCTATAGCAGTAACAGCTTGTTCATGAATTATTTTTTCATAAGCTTCTTGCTCAGCTTTCTTTTGTTCTTTTGCCTTACGCTTTTCTTCTTTTTTTAAAGCCTTTTGTTCCTTTTTTGTTAAAGTTGTTTCTTGTGCAATTGCAGTTGTTAAAGTAAAACCAAATAACAATGTTATTGCAAATGTGATCTTTCTAATTATAGACGTATTCATAATATTATCAGTTTTATTTCGTATCAGTGTTTTGTTTAATATTATACGAGATTGATTACTAAATGGTGTTAATTAAGTACTAAAATAATCAAAAAATGCTCTGATTGTTTTAAAATTTATTGTTTTTCATAATAAAAAGAGATAGGGTATAAAAAAAGTCATACCATTTAAATGATATGACTCTTGTAAAAATAGAAACACTTAATTATGCATCAAGCAATAATTTTAACGTTTCTACTGCCTTCGCTTTATTTTTTTCTGGCTGAGAACCCTCTTCTACTTCTACAGTAACTAAAAAATCAGCTACTTTTGCTGCAATACCTTTTACATTTTCTTCAGGTAAATTCATTCCTTGAAGCATTGCAAAAGCAGACTGCATCATTGCAGCTATTTGATTTTCATCTTCTGTTGTATTAATAGCATTTGCAAACTGCATTGCAATCATATTTTCATCCATATCAGTATTTTGAATAAATGGGTAATAATTTATTTTTTGACAAAATTAATCAAATTATAGGATAAAAAAATAAGAGGACATTAAAACATATCCTCTTACTTTAATAATGCACTTTTCTGTTATTTAAGATTTACAATAACTTCTTGGTATTCCTCTACCAAATTGCATTCTATTTTCTTCGTTAGTGTATATGTATACACCATCTTTTAAACGCATTTTCCCTCCTACTCTAAAATAAGCAGACTCTTTGTCTAACTTAATAAACCTTT
This region includes:
- a CDS encoding RrF2 family transcriptional regulator, with translation MFSKACTYGIRAMILITKKSQEGCRIGVKEISKDTDTPEPFVAKILQQLTKLGLIQSNKGPKGGFSISDEQKETTLYTIVKAIDGDTLMTGCGLGFHECSEERPCPMHNKFKSVRAGLNDMLSETTLGELSTDVVDGLSFLQG
- the ric gene encoding iron-sulfur cluster repair di-iron protein — protein: MNFETQNTVGSVVAKDLRFADVFKKNGIDFCCGGGATIEAACEGKNIDPKEILRQIEEMEATNSKVVGIDFNTFPLDLLVDYIEKTHHRYIRENVPLIIQYVDKVASVHGDRHPELVEVRDLFHGCATEITNHLAKEENILFPYIKQLVEADLSGSQISMAPFGSVKNPIAMMIEEHEGEGARFEKISTLTNNYTAPEDACMTYRVTFDKLKDFEEDLHNHVHLENNILFLRAAELENRLVK
- a CDS encoding translation initiation factor eIF-2B is translated as MKNILLSISVLFMFLTSCTLDVTHPEPEGVVKYEGHTDKNTKVYIDLKGNLIVGYSIQVSGELNDYKVEKTFKDTNMVGYAFKAKNQIFINLSENDPFMSYVTGDVVNNQIIGEYQIAELNEVLNKYFIVAKGTFKLSQKK
- a CDS encoding DUF4251 domain-containing protein — protein: MNTSIIRKITFAITLLFGFTLTTAIAQETTLTKKEQKALKKEEKRKAKEQKKAEQEAYEKIIHEQAVTAIDSQQFVLEANQLYDRRGRTVNVQSNINFIKVSGDVGVVQIGSASLVGYNGVGGITVDGKISDWKVRFDEKSKRTYVSFNIMGPTLTAKVTYDLDGVGNYANCRIDGVFSSSQLKMRGILKPNSQSKTYQGMIRY
- a CDS encoding lysophospholipid acyltransferase family protein, which encodes MTRFLFTIFVKPISYLPFSVLYFISDILNFIVYRVIGYRVKVVRANLKNSFADKSEEELLKIERGFYRHFTDFLVENIKLLTISKKELFERCTIGDISILEKYKDRNLALVAGHYSNWEYVAAAINSFIDQQVVCIYSPLKNEHVNNQIKKSRGICGMELLPKQEVNSYLGTGFKDEKKALIFAADQSPTFTKKVVWTEFLHQETAVFYGPEIISKRLDMVVLYLKLGKTSRGQFTIDIELIEDKPKATNFGDITEKHVRLLERDIMAQPECWLWSHKRWKRTKTAKEVLIKPRAVAV
- a CDS encoding PepSY-associated TM helix domain-containing protein, with the protein product MSKLGKSIYKKVQKWHKYIGISISIVLVWMSISGILLNHPNLIAGVGVNQNFIPDDYLPQNWNRGGILDAVHIGSDTIFLAGKQGIWKSINKGKSFSSAMNNGFPEEIFYQKTNDLLYLKHENSLFAATFGGVYKLNLLNNKWCYIPTKSSNKEQFVKLLKVKNNLFAVSQSGIYLYNNSTLLPQNLLKDKRTTMNLIQFTFALHSGWLWGTTGRVIYDFVALILIFLSITSLYITFRKKVKIEDKTKRKKRNNRLGFMIKYHTQIGVWTSLILLIIGGTGLFMRPPLLVALVGGKVPLKYIPSSINYNPWYHTIRNALYDKKTDRIVFDTTEGIYEGNSNLESSFTKTDWDVNIFVMGATVFEPLANGHFLIGSFYGLFDYQRGDNFSIDVITNLKTPKYSSLQRPSDYMVMSHFSHPDSTNYITTFQQGLLALNQPKHNSYYAVPHQLIENYRMPLWNYMFELHNGRLFHFFMNKWGILFIPLISLLFIILTISGVYEYGYRKKSKIKKFFKKH